A region from the Lolium perenne isolate Kyuss_39 chromosome 4, Kyuss_2.0, whole genome shotgun sequence genome encodes:
- the LOC127295750 gene encoding uncharacterized protein isoform X1, with protein sequence MPLSRRTVANEYALGGPELYKGVDQRDPEAVLDGVAMAGLVGVLRQLGDLAEFAAEVFHGLYDEVMTASARGHGLVLRVQQLEAELPLLEKDICQRDYLYVASNRGIDWHANTRVDHGVVTTGDTPRFIMNSIKQCHGPPRLFMLDKYDIGGEGTCLKRYSDPAFFKTDSACARMLQEGIRTERRPIRTMEIRPNLQNAEIFRPPDGANDDSKFKSDLSSEVLDEAPTRRQRLKYRQLNGSLFRSFRPLMQDLYEKASPEEKTFSMDQSETQVSFSDSPDTNAEERDIMVDTSSSIGEGKDSNFTTFHKIRTTSEETPSSCSEDRSAGSSKGYNSETDVYVDALTTMGSELETDSEHKDHGQRTFTSASSGKMWSDAHGAAVSRSSTFNKEEDSPMPCSSDVGSEDEDVADHYDEDVSVNVPHAKPVAGEHERTSSLEELFEQEKPVSCEHERTHSLEELLAGDVLVSEPDIRELATEFNANSIIGDATPDGTVDTTKKAKANNISSITFKKMASKRCVEGMELFASKVGILPRKVSKRHDPFSDSLRNMAKELLELKCDGTQDTDLYDYEANSEVFDVRCREMPHSPVEIKGGSFRQSISSDSHQDDVGSTELQPEESDLDVPPTESPQDSVPDEDVFQQTHVHLTTSPSAQEKEGCAGAALDEDSCIGMLDHAPELIQEQTEDIHAEVLSENASNMSEELKEACICEENVNEEDAKECSESDEYASDDETEEYIGEDMVPSPVSSKQSDDPFQVTPFTPTDADDTIASEDGGDVIVSEGTDNYIPETEHITLLETITETELPQDVPELAISSEVAVPDNVQCYLHPETSFAPDTVLSSREVVGQNEKLQLCSSSSMTAGPDLTINTEQIHELNQEPPSACNTEYFADRMAPDSRHVPLPNISSFDWMLSGAMRQSLNVFPAQTSHGILQENRSSEDTEHAPPLPPLPPMQWRATKLQTGSTSLFAKLGKPPRPPVKHKESDSNSAGVETHEEPGKLKEKSLHNSFTSQKEMAQPEVSDEILTNPFLDRDSQEDHLQEGCQESDVRSFNLFSAPEVKSVTDVASVEGDSLNTLQLPELIVIPEEAWSELAVDIEPIMQQEKARTQELRDGVSDCDGMQTTVLPIEKTKVEHERSDQKKKELPAGDSNTISDSEENKPNVLSCKDDIQTPDLSAQQEDGGHGSSDDKAREFSSALEQELAKLPSDPVPEPPKYPLLQVISHDRSMLRKAPTLVQPSRKLSDEKNTMLEQIKNKSINLKPVVAKRPNVMGGPRTNLQVAAILERANAIRQQAVADDDDEDSWSE encoded by the exons ATGCCCCTGTCAAGGCGCACGGTCGCCAACGAGTACGCCCTCGGCGGCCCCGAGCTCTACAAGGGGGTCGACCAGCGCGACCCCGAGGCCGTCCTCGATGGCGTCGCCATGGCCGGCCTCGTCGGCGTCCTCCGCCAGCTCGGCGACCTCGCAGA ATTTGCTGCAGAGGTCTTCCACGGTTTGTATGATGAGGTGATGACCGCGTCCGCACGGGGCCACGGGCTCGTTCTCCGGGTGCAGCAGCTGGAGGCAGAGTTGCCACTCCTGGAGAAAGACATCTGCCAGAGAGATTACCTCTACGTTGCTTCTAACAGGG GAATTGATTGGCATGCGAACACGAGGGTGGACCATGGGGTTGTGACGACAGGCGACACGCCTCGCTTCATCATGAATTCCATCAAGCAATGCCATGGGCCTCCAAGATTGTTCATGCTTGACAA GTATGATATCGGCGGCGAGGGAACGTGCTTGAAGAGATACTCAGACCCAGCCTTCTTCAAGACGGATTCCGCATGTGCTAGGATGCTGCAGGAAGGAATTAGAACAGAAAGAAGACCAATTAGAACCATG GAAATCAGGCCTAACCTGCAGAATGCTGAGATTTTCAGACCTCCCGATGGAGCCAATGATGACTCCAA ATTCAAGTCCGATTTATCCAGCGAAGTTTTAGATGAGGCCCCGACAAGGCGGCAACGACTGAAGTACCGACAACTAAACGGGTCTCTGTTCCGAAGCTTCAGACCGCTGATGCAGGATCTTTATGAAAAGGCTTCACCAGAGGAGAAAACCTTCTCCATGGATCAATCAGAGACGCAGGTATCTTTCAGCGACTCGCCTGATACAAACGCTGAAGAGAGAGACATCATGGTGGACACCTCCAGCAGCATTGGAGAAGGAAAGGATAGCAACTTCACTACATTTCACAAGATCAGGACAACTTCCGAAGAAACACCGTCAAGTTGTTCAGAAGACCGGTCAGCAGGAAGCAGCAAGGGGTACAACTCTGAAACTGACGTCTATGTAGATGCACTCACCACAATGGGATCTGAACTGGAGACAGACTCTGAGCACAAGGACCATGGACAACGCACCTTTACATCGGCATCGTCAGGCAAGATGTGGTCTGATGCTCACGGCGCCGCGGTCTCCAGGTCCAGTACCTTCAATAAGGAGGAGGACTCGCCGATGCCTTGCTCTTCAGATGTTGGCTCAGAAGATGAAGATGTGGCTGATCACTATGACGAAGATGTCTCTGTCAACGTACCGCATGCCAAACCTGTTGCTGGTGAACATGAGAGGACTAGCTCGTTGGAGGAATTGTTTGAACAGGAAAAGCCGGTTTCTTGCGAGCACGAGAGGACACATTCCTTGGAGGAATTGCTCGCCGGGGATGTCCTTGTTTCAGAGCCTGACATAAGAGAATTAGCTACCGAGTTCAATGCTAATAGTATAATCGGTGATGCTACACCCGATGGTACGGTTGACACTACTAAAAAGGCCAAGGCGAATAACATTTCATCTATTACCTTCAAGAAAATGGCGAGCAAGAGGTGCGTCGAAGGCATGGAGCTGTTTGCTTCAAAAGTTGGCATTTTGCCCAGGAAAGTCTCCAAGAGGCATGATCCCTTCTCTGATTCCCTCCGGAACATGGCGAAGGAGCTACTTGAGCTGAAGTGTGATGGCACTCAAGATACCGACTTGTATGACTACGAAGCAAATAGTGAGGTATTCGACGTTAGGTGTCGAGAAATGCCTCACTCTCCTGTTGAAATTAAGGGTGGGAGTTTCAGGCAAAGCATTTCTTCTGATTCACATCAAGATGATGTTGGTTCAACAGAATTGCAGCCAGAAGAGTCTGACCTTGATGTTCCACCTACAGAGAGTCCCCAAGATTCAGTACCTGATGAAGATGTGTTTCAGCAAACCCATGTCCACTTGACCACATCACCGAGTGCCCAGGAAAAAGAAGGATGTGCAGGTGCTGCTCTTGATGAGGATTCATGCATTGGTATGCTAGATCATGCACCAGAGCTTATTCAAGAGCAGACTGAGGATATACATGCCGAAGTTCTATCTGAAAATGCATCTAATATGAGTGAAGAGTTGAAAGAAGCCTGCATTTGTGAAGAGAATGTGAATGAGGAAGACGCCAAGGAATGCAGTGAATCCGATGAATATGCATCAGATGATGAAACAGAAGAGTATATAGGAGAAGATATGGTCCCCTCGCCGGTTTCATCCAAGCAGTCTGATGATCCTTTCCAAGTAACTCCATTTACCCCCACAGACGCAGATGATACCATAGCAAGTGAAGACGGAGGCGATGTGATAGTAAGTGAAGGCACAGACAACTACATCCCTGAAACAGAGCATATCACATTGCTGGAAACGATCACGGAAACTGAACTACCTCAAGATGTACCTGAGTTAGCAATCAGCAGTGAGGTTGCCGTGCCAGATAATGTACAGTGTTATCTACACCCAGAAACTAGTTTTGCACCGGACACTGTTCTCAGCAGCCGTGAAGTTGTAGGACAAAATGAGAAACTACAGTTATGCAGCTCATCCTCGATGACTGCGGGTCCAGACCTGACTATTAACACAGAGCAAATACATGAATTAAATCAGGAACCACCGAGTGCATGCAATACTGAATATTTTGCAGATCGAATGGCTCCTGACTCGAGACATGTGCCGCTACCGAACATTTCAAGTTTTGATTGGATGCTTAGTGGTGCAATGCGGCAGTCATTAAATGTATTTCCTGCTCAAACATCTCACGGAATTCTACAAGAAAATCGTTCTTCTGAAGATACTGAACATGCACCTCCACTTCCACCTCTTCCGCCAATGCAGTGGCGAGCGACCAAGCTTCAGACAGGATCCACATCTTTATTTGCAAAACTTGGGAAACCACCGAGGCCTCCAGTGAAGCACAAGGAAAGTGATAGTAACTCTGCAGGTGTTGAAACACATGAAGAGCCTGGAAAGCTCAAGGAAAAAAGCCTGCATAACAGCTTTACTTCGCAGAAGGAAATGGCCCAGCCAGAAGTTTCTGATGAGATTCTGACAAACCCGTTTCTTGACAGGGATTCTCAAGAAGATCATCTCCAAGAAGGATGCCAGGAGTCTGATGTGCGCTCTTTTAATCTATTTTCTGCTCCAGAAGTCAAGAGCGTGACAGATGTTGCTTCAGTTGAAGGCGACAGTCTGAACACTTTGCAGCTACCTGAGCTTATAGTAATTCCAGAGGAGGCTTGGTCTGAACTTGCTGTTGATATAGAACCAATAATGCAACAAGAGAAAGCGCGGACCCAAGAGCTTAGAGATGGAGTTTCTGATTGCGATGGCATGCAAACTACTGTTTTGCCAATAGAAAAGACCAAGGTGGAGCATGAAAGATCTGATCAAAAGAAGAAGGAACTACCAGCTGGAGATAGCAACACAATTTCTGATTCAGAAGAAAACAAACCAAATGTGCTTTCTTGTAAGGATGATATTCAGACCCCTGACTTGTCGGCACAGCAGGAAGATGGAGGACATGGTAGTTCAGATGATAAGGCCAGGGAGTTCTCTTCAGCATTAGAAcaagaactagcaaagttaccttCTGACCCAGTGCCAGAACCACCTAAGTATCCTCTGCTTCAAGTTATTTCTCATGATAGAAGCATG CTAAGAAAGGCTCCAACTTTGGTCCAGCCTTCAAGAAAGCTTTCAGATGAGAAGAACACGATGTTGGAACAGATAAAGAACAAG TCCATCAACTTGAAGCCCGTTGTAGCAAAGAGACCAAATGTGATGGGCGGTCCGAGAACAAACTTACAAGTGGCTGCGATTCTGGAGAGGGCCAATGCGATTCGCCAG CAGGCTGTTGctgatgacgatgacgaggatAGCTGGAGCGAATAG
- the LOC127295750 gene encoding uncharacterized protein isoform X2 encodes MPLSRRTVANEYALGGPELYKGVDQRDPEAVLDGVAMAGLVGVLRQLGDLAEFAAEVFHGLYDEVMTASARGHGLVLRVQQLEAELPLLEKDICQRDYLYVASNRGIDWHANTRVDHGVVTTGDTPRFIMNSIKQCHGPPRLFMLDKYDIGGEGTCLKRYSDPAFFKTDSACARMLQEGIRTERRPIRTMEIRPNLQNAEIFRPPDGANDDSKFKSDLSSEVLDEAPTRRQRLKYRQLNGSLFRSFRPLMQDLYEKASPEEKTFSMDQSETQVSFSDSPDTNAEERDIMVDTSSSIGEGKDSNFTTFHKIRTTSEETPSSCSEDRSAGSSKGYNSETDVYVDALTTMGSELETDSEHKDHGQRTFTSASSGKMWSDAHGAAVSRSSTFNKEEDSPMPCSSDVGSEDEDVADHYDEDVSVNVPHAKPVAGEHERTSSLEELFEQEKPVSCEHERTHSLEELLAGDVLVSEPDIRELATEFNANSIIGDATPDGTVDTTKKAKANNISSITFKKMASKRCVEGMELFASKVGILPRKVSKRHDPFSDSLRNMAKELLELKCDGTQDTDLYDYEANSEVFDVRCREMPHSPVEIKGGSFRQSISSDSHQDDVGSTELQPEESDLDVPPTESPQDSVPDEDVFQQTHVHLTTSPSAQEKEGCAGAALDEDSCIGMLDHAPELIQEQTEDIHAEVLSENASNMSEELKEACICEENVNEEDAKECSESDEYASDDETEEYIGEDMVPSPVSSKQSDDPFQVTPFTPTDADDTIASEDGGDVIVSEGTDNYIPETEHITLLETITETELPQDVPELAISSEVAVPDNVQCYLHPETSFAPDTVLSSREVVGQNEKLQLCSSSSMTAGPDLTINTEQIHELNQEPPSACNTEYFADRMAPDSRHVPLPNISSFDWMLSGAMRQSLNVFPAQTSHGILQENRSSEDTEHAPPLPPLPPMQWRATKLQTGSTSLFAKLGKPPRPPVKHKESDSNSAGVETHEEPGKLKEKSLHNSFTSQKEMAQPEVSDEILTNPFLDRDSQEDHLQEGCQESDVRSFNLFSAPEVKSVTDVASVEGDSLNTLQLPELIVIPEEAWSELAVDIEPIMQQEKARTQELRDGVSDCDGMQTTVLPIEKTKVEHERSDQKKKELPAGDSNTISDSEENKPNVLSCKDDIQTPDLSAQQEDGGHGSSDDKAREFSSALEQELAKLPSDPVPEPPKYPLLQVISHDRSMLRKAPTLVQPSRKLSDEKNTMLEQIKNKSINLKPVVAKRPNVMGGPRTNLQVAAILERANAIRQAVADDDDEDSWSE; translated from the exons ATGCCCCTGTCAAGGCGCACGGTCGCCAACGAGTACGCCCTCGGCGGCCCCGAGCTCTACAAGGGGGTCGACCAGCGCGACCCCGAGGCCGTCCTCGATGGCGTCGCCATGGCCGGCCTCGTCGGCGTCCTCCGCCAGCTCGGCGACCTCGCAGA ATTTGCTGCAGAGGTCTTCCACGGTTTGTATGATGAGGTGATGACCGCGTCCGCACGGGGCCACGGGCTCGTTCTCCGGGTGCAGCAGCTGGAGGCAGAGTTGCCACTCCTGGAGAAAGACATCTGCCAGAGAGATTACCTCTACGTTGCTTCTAACAGGG GAATTGATTGGCATGCGAACACGAGGGTGGACCATGGGGTTGTGACGACAGGCGACACGCCTCGCTTCATCATGAATTCCATCAAGCAATGCCATGGGCCTCCAAGATTGTTCATGCTTGACAA GTATGATATCGGCGGCGAGGGAACGTGCTTGAAGAGATACTCAGACCCAGCCTTCTTCAAGACGGATTCCGCATGTGCTAGGATGCTGCAGGAAGGAATTAGAACAGAAAGAAGACCAATTAGAACCATG GAAATCAGGCCTAACCTGCAGAATGCTGAGATTTTCAGACCTCCCGATGGAGCCAATGATGACTCCAA ATTCAAGTCCGATTTATCCAGCGAAGTTTTAGATGAGGCCCCGACAAGGCGGCAACGACTGAAGTACCGACAACTAAACGGGTCTCTGTTCCGAAGCTTCAGACCGCTGATGCAGGATCTTTATGAAAAGGCTTCACCAGAGGAGAAAACCTTCTCCATGGATCAATCAGAGACGCAGGTATCTTTCAGCGACTCGCCTGATACAAACGCTGAAGAGAGAGACATCATGGTGGACACCTCCAGCAGCATTGGAGAAGGAAAGGATAGCAACTTCACTACATTTCACAAGATCAGGACAACTTCCGAAGAAACACCGTCAAGTTGTTCAGAAGACCGGTCAGCAGGAAGCAGCAAGGGGTACAACTCTGAAACTGACGTCTATGTAGATGCACTCACCACAATGGGATCTGAACTGGAGACAGACTCTGAGCACAAGGACCATGGACAACGCACCTTTACATCGGCATCGTCAGGCAAGATGTGGTCTGATGCTCACGGCGCCGCGGTCTCCAGGTCCAGTACCTTCAATAAGGAGGAGGACTCGCCGATGCCTTGCTCTTCAGATGTTGGCTCAGAAGATGAAGATGTGGCTGATCACTATGACGAAGATGTCTCTGTCAACGTACCGCATGCCAAACCTGTTGCTGGTGAACATGAGAGGACTAGCTCGTTGGAGGAATTGTTTGAACAGGAAAAGCCGGTTTCTTGCGAGCACGAGAGGACACATTCCTTGGAGGAATTGCTCGCCGGGGATGTCCTTGTTTCAGAGCCTGACATAAGAGAATTAGCTACCGAGTTCAATGCTAATAGTATAATCGGTGATGCTACACCCGATGGTACGGTTGACACTACTAAAAAGGCCAAGGCGAATAACATTTCATCTATTACCTTCAAGAAAATGGCGAGCAAGAGGTGCGTCGAAGGCATGGAGCTGTTTGCTTCAAAAGTTGGCATTTTGCCCAGGAAAGTCTCCAAGAGGCATGATCCCTTCTCTGATTCCCTCCGGAACATGGCGAAGGAGCTACTTGAGCTGAAGTGTGATGGCACTCAAGATACCGACTTGTATGACTACGAAGCAAATAGTGAGGTATTCGACGTTAGGTGTCGAGAAATGCCTCACTCTCCTGTTGAAATTAAGGGTGGGAGTTTCAGGCAAAGCATTTCTTCTGATTCACATCAAGATGATGTTGGTTCAACAGAATTGCAGCCAGAAGAGTCTGACCTTGATGTTCCACCTACAGAGAGTCCCCAAGATTCAGTACCTGATGAAGATGTGTTTCAGCAAACCCATGTCCACTTGACCACATCACCGAGTGCCCAGGAAAAAGAAGGATGTGCAGGTGCTGCTCTTGATGAGGATTCATGCATTGGTATGCTAGATCATGCACCAGAGCTTATTCAAGAGCAGACTGAGGATATACATGCCGAAGTTCTATCTGAAAATGCATCTAATATGAGTGAAGAGTTGAAAGAAGCCTGCATTTGTGAAGAGAATGTGAATGAGGAAGACGCCAAGGAATGCAGTGAATCCGATGAATATGCATCAGATGATGAAACAGAAGAGTATATAGGAGAAGATATGGTCCCCTCGCCGGTTTCATCCAAGCAGTCTGATGATCCTTTCCAAGTAACTCCATTTACCCCCACAGACGCAGATGATACCATAGCAAGTGAAGACGGAGGCGATGTGATAGTAAGTGAAGGCACAGACAACTACATCCCTGAAACAGAGCATATCACATTGCTGGAAACGATCACGGAAACTGAACTACCTCAAGATGTACCTGAGTTAGCAATCAGCAGTGAGGTTGCCGTGCCAGATAATGTACAGTGTTATCTACACCCAGAAACTAGTTTTGCACCGGACACTGTTCTCAGCAGCCGTGAAGTTGTAGGACAAAATGAGAAACTACAGTTATGCAGCTCATCCTCGATGACTGCGGGTCCAGACCTGACTATTAACACAGAGCAAATACATGAATTAAATCAGGAACCACCGAGTGCATGCAATACTGAATATTTTGCAGATCGAATGGCTCCTGACTCGAGACATGTGCCGCTACCGAACATTTCAAGTTTTGATTGGATGCTTAGTGGTGCAATGCGGCAGTCATTAAATGTATTTCCTGCTCAAACATCTCACGGAATTCTACAAGAAAATCGTTCTTCTGAAGATACTGAACATGCACCTCCACTTCCACCTCTTCCGCCAATGCAGTGGCGAGCGACCAAGCTTCAGACAGGATCCACATCTTTATTTGCAAAACTTGGGAAACCACCGAGGCCTCCAGTGAAGCACAAGGAAAGTGATAGTAACTCTGCAGGTGTTGAAACACATGAAGAGCCTGGAAAGCTCAAGGAAAAAAGCCTGCATAACAGCTTTACTTCGCAGAAGGAAATGGCCCAGCCAGAAGTTTCTGATGAGATTCTGACAAACCCGTTTCTTGACAGGGATTCTCAAGAAGATCATCTCCAAGAAGGATGCCAGGAGTCTGATGTGCGCTCTTTTAATCTATTTTCTGCTCCAGAAGTCAAGAGCGTGACAGATGTTGCTTCAGTTGAAGGCGACAGTCTGAACACTTTGCAGCTACCTGAGCTTATAGTAATTCCAGAGGAGGCTTGGTCTGAACTTGCTGTTGATATAGAACCAATAATGCAACAAGAGAAAGCGCGGACCCAAGAGCTTAGAGATGGAGTTTCTGATTGCGATGGCATGCAAACTACTGTTTTGCCAATAGAAAAGACCAAGGTGGAGCATGAAAGATCTGATCAAAAGAAGAAGGAACTACCAGCTGGAGATAGCAACACAATTTCTGATTCAGAAGAAAACAAACCAAATGTGCTTTCTTGTAAGGATGATATTCAGACCCCTGACTTGTCGGCACAGCAGGAAGATGGAGGACATGGTAGTTCAGATGATAAGGCCAGGGAGTTCTCTTCAGCATTAGAAcaagaactagcaaagttaccttCTGACCCAGTGCCAGAACCACCTAAGTATCCTCTGCTTCAAGTTATTTCTCATGATAGAAGCATG CTAAGAAAGGCTCCAACTTTGGTCCAGCCTTCAAGAAAGCTTTCAGATGAGAAGAACACGATGTTGGAACAGATAAAGAACAAG TCCATCAACTTGAAGCCCGTTGTAGCAAAGAGACCAAATGTGATGGGCGGTCCGAGAACAAACTTACAAGTGGCTGCGATTCTGGAGAGGGCCAATGCGATTCGCCAG GCTGTTGctgatgacgatgacgaggatAGCTGGAGCGAATAG